A window from Campylobacter concisus encodes these proteins:
- a CDS encoding DnaJ C-terminal domain-containing protein, translating into MSESLYETLGVSKGASSDEIKKAYRKLARKYHPDINKDPGAEDKFKEINAAYEILSDDKKRAQYDQYGDTMFGGQNFHDFASSSADMGDLNEILKNIFSGGFGGGGAKFSSGFGSNFGGFDGFSSGGFGFGGADLDINAKISIPFDVAVTGGEHKVNFNGESIKIKIPSGIEGGEKLRVKGKGKSAGGQKGDLILAISVEPSDEYERVGDDLYKDIEIPLKTMLFGGKVDVHTYKKDVTIKIAENSKTGTKIRLKGYGVQNRKSGIYGDLYLKARVKLPNISELDEGLVKELKEKLPE; encoded by the coding sequence ATGAGTGAAAGCTTATATGAGACTTTAGGGGTTTCAAAGGGTGCCTCAAGCGACGAGATAAAAAAAGCTTATAGAAAACTTGCTAGAAAATATCACCCAGACATCAATAAAGACCCTGGAGCAGAAGATAAATTTAAAGAGATAAATGCTGCTTATGAAATTTTAAGCGACGATAAAAAACGAGCTCAATACGACCAGTACGGCGATACTATGTTTGGCGGTCAAAATTTCCACGACTTTGCTAGTAGTTCAGCCGATATGGGTGATCTAAATGAAATTTTAAAGAATATCTTCTCAGGTGGCTTTGGCGGTGGTGGAGCTAAATTTAGCAGCGGATTTGGTAGTAATTTTGGTGGATTTGACGGATTTAGTAGTGGTGGATTTGGATTTGGCGGAGCTGATCTAGACATAAATGCAAAAATTTCTATACCATTTGACGTGGCTGTAACTGGTGGCGAACATAAGGTAAATTTTAATGGCGAAAGCATTAAGATAAAAATTCCAAGCGGCATAGAAGGTGGCGAGAAACTTCGTGTAAAAGGCAAAGGCAAGAGTGCTGGTGGTCAAAAAGGCGATCTTATACTTGCTATTAGCGTTGAGCCAAGCGACGAGTATGAAAGAGTCGGAGACGATCTTTATAAAGATATAGAAATTCCACTAAAAACTATGCTTTTTGGCGGAAAAGTCGATGTGCATACTTACAAAAAAGATGTCACGATTAAGATCGCTGAGAACTCAAAAACAGGTACAAAGATCCGCCTAAAAGGATATGGTGTGCAAAATAGAAAGAGCGGAATTTATGGCGATCTTTACTTAAAAGCCAGGGTAAAACTTCCAAATATCAGTGAGCTTGATGAAGGCTTAGTAAAAGAGTTAAAAGAAAAATTACCGGAGTAA
- a CDS encoding ABC transporter permease has protein sequence MTSLPKYLLFKYLRFDKTQPFIALSALLAFLGVSIGLMVLIVAMAIMNGFDKEFERKLFTMNYPITVQSAFKGSIDDGFVDELKAKFSDLKFSPYISTQVIYRSANALEGGLIYGVNFKDEKQINSVVNEALKDKELEGFEILVGSGITSEFRLRNDEKLTLIFTKADPAGFSLTPKMKRFDIGGSFTSGLIAYDKAFSYTSVDALRKILDYPKGVYDGIHIFSNKPFDDIKRVRDGLPAGTVAIGWWEQNGNFFSALALEKRALFIVLMLIILVASLNIISSLLMTVMNRRQEIALLLALGASKGEIKRSFFYQGLVIGGGGIIFGLALGFLGLFLLGNFNIIDLPADVYGSSKLPLELSTIDLVLIIVGAVFIVAISSYYPAKKATEVNVLQTLRNE, from the coding sequence TCGGTCTTATGGTTTTAATAGTTGCTATGGCTATTATGAACGGATTTGACAAAGAATTTGAGCGCAAACTTTTTACGATGAACTATCCTATAACCGTTCAAAGCGCCTTTAAAGGATCGATCGATGATGGCTTTGTAGATGAGCTAAAGGCTAAATTTAGCGACCTTAAATTTAGTCCATATATCAGCACGCAGGTCATTTACCGCTCGGCAAATGCGCTTGAAGGCGGGCTAATTTATGGCGTAAATTTTAAAGATGAAAAGCAGATAAACTCAGTCGTAAACGAAGCTTTAAAAGACAAAGAGTTAGAGGGTTTTGAGATACTTGTGGGAAGTGGTATAACGAGTGAGTTTAGACTAAGAAATGATGAAAAACTAACGCTTATCTTTACAAAGGCTGACCCAGCTGGCTTTTCACTAACGCCAAAGATGAAGCGCTTTGATATCGGCGGCTCATTTACATCTGGGCTAATCGCCTACGATAAGGCATTTTCATATACTTCAGTTGATGCATTAAGGAAAATTTTAGACTATCCAAAGGGTGTTTATGATGGAATTCACATCTTTTCAAATAAGCCATTTGATGATATAAAAAGGGTGCGCGATGGGCTTCCAGCAGGCACGGTTGCCATTGGCTGGTGGGAGCAAAATGGCAACTTTTTCTCAGCACTCGCACTTGAAAAAAGAGCTCTTTTTATCGTTTTGATGCTAATCATCCTTGTGGCGTCACTAAATATAATAAGCTCACTGCTAATGACTGTGATGAACCGCAGGCAAGAGATTGCTTTGCTTTTAGCACTTGGAGCTAGCAAAGGCGAGATAAAAAGGAGCTTCTTTTATCAAGGGCTAGTTATCGGCGGGGGTGGCATTATATTTGGCTTAGCGCTTGGCTTTTTAGGGCTATTTTTACTTGGAAATTTCAACATTATAGACCTGCCAGCTGACGTTTATGGCTCAAGCAAACTACCACTCGAGCTTTCAACCATCGACCTTGTGCTTATTATAGTTGGAGCTGTATTTATCGTGGCTATCTCGTCTTACTATCCAGCTAAAAAAGCCACAGAAGTAAATGTGCTTCAAACTTTAAGAAATGAGTAG
- a CDS encoding cation:proton antiporter → MEQILEGFLLVAAISVALNVIFKKFQIPTIIGYIVTGTLISEFFNLKSNDEISHIAEFGIAFLMFTIGLEFSFKHLMGMKKEVFLNGGLQVCLSGFIMGVMLYYALHLKDETALIAGLALALSSTAIVLKTLNDSGDVSKIYGRKALGILLFQDIAVIPILLMIDMFSSQDASINELLLKTFTSAIILIVVLFLLGKYVINWIFYKVIQTNSQEVFIATILFMVVGSSTLAHFFGFSYSLGAFLAGMMMAETQYKHQIEVDLIPFRDLLLGLFFITVGMQINFAVVISSIWLVLGLVFSVMVVKAVVVFAILNIYLKRRVAAKTALSVCQIGEFALAVFGLMTTRNLLDIQTAQIFIAASVVSMFATPFILKKLDAIADLIEREIVVEPNETLKPQKIKNHIVVFGYERLGQEVVLRLKETKLLYLVLDNDISLVELGRSRGENVFLGNVLQSHTLENACLSDAAAVIITVNNEQRVELIAQKIKDYGVNTQTIIKINGEGNKDIFGELGKNFHLINEERVMAKTLVHEALQCKIDHDIRA, encoded by the coding sequence ATGGAACAAATTTTAGAAGGTTTCTTGCTTGTTGCAGCGATCTCAGTCGCATTAAATGTCATTTTTAAAAAATTTCAGATACCAACCATCATCGGCTACATCGTAACAGGTACGCTTATATCAGAATTTTTCAACCTAAAAAGCAATGATGAAATTTCTCATATCGCGGAATTTGGTATCGCGTTTTTGATGTTTACCATTGGGCTTGAGTTTAGTTTTAAGCACTTAATGGGCATGAAAAAAGAGGTCTTTTTAAACGGTGGCTTACAGGTTTGTTTAAGTGGCTTTATAATGGGCGTTATGCTTTATTATGCCCTTCACTTAAAAGACGAAACGGCACTTATTGCAGGTCTTGCGCTTGCACTCTCATCAACTGCGATCGTGTTAAAGACGCTAAACGATAGTGGCGATGTGAGTAAAATTTACGGCAGAAAAGCACTTGGAATTTTACTATTTCAAGATATTGCCGTCATTCCTATTTTACTTATGATTGATATGTTTAGCTCGCAAGATGCTTCAATAAATGAGCTTTTGCTAAAGACATTTACAAGTGCGATTATTCTTATCGTTGTACTATTTTTACTTGGTAAATATGTCATCAACTGGATATTTTATAAAGTTATTCAAACAAATTCGCAAGAGGTTTTTATAGCTACGATTTTATTTATGGTCGTTGGCTCTAGTACTTTGGCTCACTTTTTTGGCTTCTCATACTCTTTGGGTGCATTTTTGGCCGGTATGATGATGGCTGAGACACAGTATAAACACCAAATCGAAGTTGATCTCATACCTTTTAGAGATTTGCTCTTAGGGCTATTTTTTATAACCGTTGGTATGCAGATAAATTTTGCTGTCGTCATCTCAAGCATCTGGCTTGTTCTTGGCTTAGTATTTAGTGTCATGGTGGTAAAAGCAGTTGTCGTTTTTGCTATCTTAAACATCTACTTAAAGCGAAGAGTTGCTGCAAAAACTGCACTTAGTGTTTGCCAAATAGGCGAATTTGCACTAGCTGTTTTTGGACTAATGACTACTAGAAATTTACTTGATATACAAACAGCTCAAATTTTTATCGCAGCATCAGTTGTGTCGATGTTTGCCACGCCTTTTATACTTAAAAAACTAGACGCGATAGCAGACCTCATAGAACGTGAGATCGTTGTTGAACCAAATGAAACTCTAAAGCCGCAAAAAATCAAAAATCACATCGTAGTCTTTGGCTATGAAAGGCTTGGACAAGAGGTCGTTTTAAGACTAAAAGAGACAAAGCTTTTGTACCTTGTGCTTGATAATGATATTAGTCTAGTTGAGCTTGGCAGGAGCCGCGGGGAAAATGTATTTTTAGGTAACGTTCTTCAAAGCCACACACTTGAAAATGCCTGCCTAAGCGATGCAGCTGCTGTTATTATAACCGTTAATAATGAGCAAAGAGTGGAGCTCATCGCGCAAAAGATAAAAGACTACGGCGTAAATACCCAAACTATAATAAAAATAAATGGTGAGGGTAATAAAGATATTTTTGGTGAGCTAGGTAAAAATTTTCACCTAATAAATGAAGAGCGTGTCATGGCAAAAACGCTTGTGCACGAGGCTCTTCAATGCAAAATCGATCATGATATAAGAGCATAA
- a CDS encoding heat shock protein transcriptional repressor HspR has translation MQNYEEPLFLISVVAKVLSIHPQTLRQYEREGLIEPSRTDGKMRLYSQKDVDRVKTILNLTRELGVNLAGVDVILQLKEKIDDLESTIDELNKKLHEATSQTSTKRSLVKRKSSFDLVFYEGKK, from the coding sequence ATGCAAAATTATGAAGAACCACTTTTTTTAATAAGCGTTGTTGCAAAGGTTTTAAGCATACATCCACAAACTTTAAGACAATACGAAAGAGAAGGACTTATCGAGCCATCAAGAACAGATGGCAAGATGAGGCTCTACTCACAAAAAGACGTTGATCGCGTAAAAACTATACTAAATTTAACACGCGAACTAGGTGTAAATTTAGCCGGCGTTGATGTGATACTTCAGTTGAAAGAAAAAATTGACGATTTAGAATCAACTATTGATGAGCTAAATAAAAAATTGCACGAAGCTACCAGCCAAACTAGCACAAAAAGATCGCTCGTAAAAAGAAAAAGTAGCTTTGATCTAGTCTTTTATGAAGGTAAAAAATAA